From the Streptomyces syringium genome, one window contains:
- a CDS encoding CoA-transferase subunit beta: MSEGARTGVTRAEYCVVACAEAWRGAGEILAAPMGLVPTAGARLAKLTFSPGLLLTDGEAMLMGDVPALGAASRVSEGWLPYRRHLALVTGGSRHVMMGASQLDRHGNQNISCIGDWKRPDRQLLGVRGAPVNTLNNPTSYWIPRHSPRVLVDRVDMVCGVGYDRAAAAGPSATRFHRIPRVVTDLAVLDFETPDRTMRVRSLHPGVTPAELRAATGFPLDVPGDVPRTREPTHRELRLIREVVDPAGLRAREVPR; this comes from the coding sequence GTGAGCGAGGGCGCGAGGACGGGCGTGACCCGTGCCGAGTACTGCGTGGTCGCCTGCGCGGAGGCGTGGCGCGGCGCCGGGGAGATCCTGGCCGCCCCGATGGGGCTCGTCCCGACGGCCGGCGCGCGGCTCGCGAAGCTCACCTTCTCCCCCGGTCTGCTGCTGACCGACGGCGAGGCGATGCTGATGGGTGACGTGCCCGCGCTGGGGGCGGCGTCGCGGGTGAGCGAGGGCTGGCTGCCGTACCGCCGGCACCTGGCGCTGGTCACCGGCGGCAGCCGGCACGTGATGATGGGCGCAAGCCAACTGGACCGGCACGGCAACCAGAACATCTCCTGCATCGGCGACTGGAAGCGGCCCGACCGCCAGCTCCTCGGGGTGCGCGGCGCGCCCGTCAACACCCTCAACAACCCCACCAGTTACTGGATCCCGCGGCACTCCCCCCGGGTGCTGGTCGACCGGGTCGACATGGTGTGCGGGGTCGGCTACGACCGGGCGGCGGCGGCCGGGCCCTCCGCGACCCGCTTCCACCGCATCCCCCGCGTGGTCACCGATCTGGCCGTGCTCGACTTCGAGACCCCGGACCGTACGATGCGCGTGCGCTCCCTGCACCCCGGGGTCACGCCCGCCGAGCTGCGGGCGGCGACCGGCTTCCCCCTCGACGTCCCCGGCGACGTGCCGCGCACCCGCGAGCCGACCCACCGTGAACTGCGGCTGATCCGCGAGGTCGTCGACCCGGCCGGGCTGCGCGCGCGGGAGGTACCCCGATGA
- a CDS encoding CoA transferase subunit A, whose protein sequence is MTADEAVGRLESGMTVGIGGWGSRRKPMALVRALLRSDLTDLTVVSYGGPDVGLLAAAGRIARLVTAFVTLDSVPLEPHFRAARQSGRLELTELDEAMLMWGLTAAAHRLPFLPVRAGLGSDVMTVNPHLRTVTSPYADGEELLAVPALTLDAALVHLNRADARGNAQYLGPDPYFDDLFCEAAREAYVSCEQVVDSAAFAPAGGPQTLLIARHCVTGVIEAPGGAHFTSCAPDYNRDEAFQTAYAKAAADPVAWGEFAGRFLSGDEDDYRAAVAAFTGEGA, encoded by the coding sequence ATGACCGCCGACGAGGCCGTCGGCCGGCTGGAGAGCGGCATGACCGTCGGCATCGGCGGCTGGGGCTCGCGGCGCAAGCCGATGGCGCTCGTCCGCGCGCTGCTGCGGTCGGATCTGACGGATCTCACCGTCGTGTCCTACGGCGGACCCGACGTGGGCCTGCTGGCGGCGGCGGGGCGGATCGCCAGGCTCGTGACCGCCTTCGTCACGCTCGACTCCGTGCCCCTCGAACCGCACTTCCGGGCCGCCCGGCAGAGCGGTCGCCTGGAGCTGACGGAGCTGGACGAGGCGATGCTGATGTGGGGGCTGACGGCCGCCGCGCACCGGCTGCCCTTCCTGCCCGTCCGGGCCGGTCTCGGCTCCGACGTCATGACGGTCAACCCCCACCTGCGGACGGTCACCTCGCCGTACGCGGACGGGGAGGAGCTCCTCGCCGTGCCCGCGCTGACCCTGGACGCGGCCCTGGTCCACCTCAACCGGGCGGACGCGCGGGGCAACGCCCAGTACCTGGGCCCCGATCCGTACTTCGACGACCTCTTCTGCGAGGCCGCCCGCGAGGCGTACGTCTCCTGCGAACAGGTCGTGGACAGCGCCGCTTTCGCGCCCGCCGGCGGCCCGCAGACCCTGCTGATCGCACGGCACTGCGTCACCGGGGTCATCGAGGCGCCGGGCGGGGCGCACTTCACCTCCTGCGCCCCGGACTACAACCGGGACGAGGCGTTCCAGACCGCGTACGCCAAGGCCGCCGCCGACCCCGTGGCCTGGGGCGAGTTCGCGGGCCGCTTCCTGTCGGGGGACGAGGACGACTACCGGGCCGCCGTCGCGGCCTTCACCGGGGAGGGCGCGTGA
- a CDS encoding enoyl-CoA hydratase family protein, producing the protein MGVSTSRPEAGIAVVTVDFPPVNAVPVRGWYELAGAVRAAGADPAVRCVVLAAAGRGFNAGVDLKEIQRGPGHRALIGANRGCAAAFSAVYDCEVPVVAAVRGFCLGGGIGLVGNADAVVATEDATFGLPELDRGALGAATHLARLVPQHLLRTLYYTSRTVTARELHRHGSVWRVVPPGELLTAALELAREIAAKDGSLIRLAKAALNGIDPVDVHRGYRFEQGFTFEAALTGVADRHREAFVSGRSQPSRLPGTSATEPQEEP; encoded by the coding sequence ATGGGTGTCTCCACCTCCCGCCCCGAAGCGGGCATCGCCGTCGTCACCGTGGACTTCCCGCCCGTCAACGCCGTTCCCGTGCGCGGCTGGTACGAGCTGGCCGGGGCCGTGCGCGCGGCGGGCGCCGATCCGGCCGTCCGCTGCGTCGTCCTGGCCGCCGCCGGGCGCGGCTTCAACGCGGGGGTCGACCTCAAAGAGATCCAGCGCGGCCCGGGCCACCGGGCGCTGATCGGCGCCAACCGGGGCTGCGCCGCCGCGTTCTCGGCCGTGTACGACTGCGAAGTGCCGGTCGTCGCCGCCGTGCGGGGCTTCTGCCTCGGCGGCGGGATCGGGCTCGTGGGCAACGCCGACGCCGTCGTCGCCACCGAGGACGCCACCTTCGGCCTGCCCGAGCTGGACCGGGGCGCGCTCGGCGCCGCCACCCATCTCGCCCGGCTCGTGCCCCAGCATCTGCTGCGCACCCTGTACTACACCTCGCGCACCGTCACCGCGCGGGAGCTGCACCGGCACGGTTCCGTGTGGCGGGTCGTACCGCCCGGCGAACTCCTGACGGCGGCACTGGAGCTGGCGCGCGAGATCGCGGCCAAGGACGGCTCGCTGATCCGGCTCGCCAAGGCCGCCCTCAACGGCATCGACCCGGTCGACGTCCACCGCGGCTACCGCTTCGAGCAGGGTTTCACCTTCGAGGCCGCGCTCACCGGCGTGGCCGACCGGCACCGCGAGGCCTTCGTCTCCGGGAGGTCCCAGCCGTCCCGGCTGCCGGGGACATCCGCGACGGAACCCCAGGAGGAGCCGTGA
- a CDS encoding SDR family oxidoreductase, with protein MSGALDLDGRVAVVTGGTRGVGAGIARALLRAGARVVVCARRPPDEPVTADGRTACFRPVDVRRPAAVQPLFDELASAFGRLDLLVNNAGGAPFRLLEDADAERHARVLELNLTAPLTVSLAAHRVMRRQPAGGCVLMIGSVSGTRPSPGTAAYGAAKAGLEHLARTMAVEWAPAVRVNTLVLGMVRTESAHLHYGDTAGVAAVARTVPAGRLAEPDEIGDAVVFLASDRASYITGASLLVHGGGERPAFLAAARAHPSAPSAPSVTTFEEP; from the coding sequence ATGAGTGGAGCGCTCGACCTGGACGGACGCGTCGCCGTCGTCACCGGCGGGACGCGCGGCGTCGGCGCGGGCATCGCGCGGGCGCTGCTGCGCGCCGGGGCACGGGTGGTGGTCTGCGCCCGCCGCCCACCGGACGAGCCGGTCACGGCCGACGGGCGGACCGCCTGCTTCCGACCGGTGGACGTACGCCGGCCGGCCGCCGTGCAGCCCCTCTTCGACGAGCTGGCGTCGGCCTTCGGCCGGCTGGACCTGCTGGTCAACAACGCCGGTGGCGCGCCCTTCCGGCTGCTCGAGGACGCGGACGCCGAGCGCCACGCGCGCGTGCTCGAACTCAACCTCACCGCACCGCTGACCGTCTCGCTCGCCGCCCACCGGGTGATGCGCCGGCAGCCGGCCGGCGGCTGCGTCCTGATGATCGGGAGCGTGAGCGGCACCCGCCCGTCACCGGGCACGGCGGCCTACGGCGCCGCCAAGGCCGGGCTGGAACACCTCGCCCGCACGATGGCGGTGGAGTGGGCACCGGCCGTACGCGTCAACACCCTCGTCCTCGGCATGGTCCGCACGGAATCGGCCCACCTGCACTACGGCGACACGGCGGGCGTCGCCGCCGTCGCCCGCACCGTCCCGGCCGGGCGCCTCGCCGAACCCGACGAGATCGGCGACGCCGTGGTCTTCCTCGCCTCCGACCGCGCGTCCTACATCACCGGCGCCAGCCTTCTCGTCCACGGCGGCGGCGAACGCCCGGCGTTCCTGGCCGCGGCGCGTGCCCATCCTTCAGCCCCTTCAGCCCCTTCAGTCACGACCTTCGAGGAGCCCTGA